A stretch of Odocoileus virginianus isolate 20LAN1187 ecotype Illinois unplaced genomic scaffold, Ovbor_1.2 Unplaced_Scaffold_2, whole genome shotgun sequence DNA encodes these proteins:
- the LOC110147853 gene encoding pleckstrin homology domain-containing family O member 1 has protein sequence MMKKNNSTKRGPQDGNHQCAPPEKVGWVRKFCGKGIFREIWKNRYVVLKGDQLYISEKEVKDEKNIQEVFDLSDYEKCEELRKSKSRSKKNHSKFTLAHSKQPGNTAPNLIFLAVSPEEKESWINALNSAITRAKNRVLDEVTVEEDSYLAHPTRDRAKIQHSRRPPTRGHLMAVASTSTSDGMLTLDLIQEEDPSPEEPTSCAESFRVDLDKSVAQLAGSRRRADSDRVQPSSDRAGGLPRLWEKPDKGATYTPQAPKKLTATEKSRCASLEEILSQRDTAPAHTLQRRAEDPPTPIPPHPGQLSRIQDLVARKLEKTQELLAEVQGLGDGKRKAKDPPRSPPDSESEQLLLETERLLGEASSNWSQAKRVLQEVRELRDLYRQMDLQTPDSHLRQTTQHSQYRKSLM, from the coding sequence ATGATGAAGAAGAACAATTCCACCAAGAGGGGGCCTCAGGATGGAAACCATCAGTGTGCACCGCCTGAGAAGGTCGGCTGGGTCCGGAAATTCTGCGGGAAAGGGATTTTCAGGGAGATTTGGAAAAACCGCTACGTGGTGCTGAAAGGGGACCAGCTCTACATCTCTGAAAAGGAggtaaaagatgagaaaaacattCAAGAGGTGTTTGACCTGAGTGACTATGAGAAGTGTGAAGAGCTCCGGAAATCCAAGAGCAGGAGCAAGAAGAATCATAGCAAGTTCACTCTTGCCCACTCCAAACAGCCCGGGAACACGGCACCTAACCTGATCTTCCTGGCAGTGAGTCCGGAAGAGAAGGAATCATGGATCAATGCCCTCAACTCCGCCATCACCCGAGCCAAGAACCGCGTCTTGGATGAGGTCACCGTTGAGGAGGACAGCTATCTCGCCCACCCTACTAGAGACAGGGCAAAAATCCAGCACTCCCGCCGCCCTCCGACTCGGGGACACCTAATGGCTGTGGCTTCAACCTCTACCTCGGATGGGATGCTGACCTTGGACCTGATCCAGGAGGAAGACCCTTCCCCTGAGGAGCCAACCTCCTGTGCTGAGAGCTTCCGGGTCGACCTGGATAAGTCTGTGGCCCAGCTCGCAGGCAGCCGGCGGAGAGCAGACTCGGATCGTGTCCAGCCCTCCTCGGACCGGGCAGGTGGCCTTCCCCGACTCTGGGAAAAGCCAGACAAAGGGGCCACCTACACCCCACAGGCACCCAAGAAGTTGACCGCCACAGAAAAAAGCCGTTGTGCCTCCCTGGAGGAGATCTTGTCTCAGCGGGACACTGCACCAGCCCACACCCTCCAACGACGGGCCGAggaccccccaacccccatcccaccccacccggGGCAGCTGTCCCGGATCCAGGACCTGGTAGCCAGGAAACTGGAGAAGACTCAGGAGCTGCTGGCAGAGGTTCAGGGACTGGGAGACGGGAAGCGAAAGGCCAAGGACCCCCCTCGGTCTCCTCCCGATTCTGAGTCAGAGCAGCTGCTGCTGGAGACGGAGCGGCTGCTGGGAGAGGCATCATCCAATTGGAGCCAGGCGAAGAGGGTGCTGCAGGAGGTCAGGGAGCTGAGGGACCTGTACAGACAGATGGACCTGCAGACCCCCGACTCCCACCTCAGACAGACCACCCAGCACAGTCAGTACCGGAAGAGCCTGATGTGA